The DNA window ttttaggtgCTGGCTAACATGTCTGGTTTTTAAATCTGAATAATGCAAAATAGCGTTTAGTATTCTGCTATCTGcacaatactttttttttttttaattattattattatttcacttAAAGGCATGCGCTCCCATTTCATAGAATTTAGTTTGCTGTCTAGTCTTTGTATTAGCATTCACTTTCAGTTAATACTCCTATGCCACTCTTTGTAGTGTAGTGATGTCTCTTCCATGCACATGTAATTGCAGGAAAGTGTGATTTGTTTACTGGAGAATGGATACCGGACCCTTCTGGTCCGTTTTACACTAATCAGAGTTGCCTTCAGATAGAAGGTCATCAAAATTGTATGAAAAATGGAAGACCTGATTCAGGGTACCTCTACTGGAGGTGGAGTCCGCGTGGCTGCAGTCTCCCCAAGTTTAATCCTAAAAAATTTCTTCACCTGATGAGGAATAAGTCATGGGCCTTCATTGGTGATTCCATTTCACGTAACCATGTCCAGTCATTGCTTTGCATTCTCTCTCAGGTAAAACTAAGAGCCTAATGAAATTTTCTGTGTTCTGTCatttgatttctcgatttgttGCCGATCATGTAGCATTTGCTTGGCCAAGTTTTTCGATGGTTACTACTTCATTGTGAATAATTTCTTGGTCAGGAATGGATATCAGGAAGCACTGTAGATCATCAATACGTGCAATGTGCTGTTTCTTATGAAAACTGAACTAGTCAAAAGAATTAGAGTAGAAGctaagtttaattaatcaatatcaATTGCTACACATTAGCCACCTTCACATGTGAGATTAGGATTGCTGACCACTTAACTAGGCATTGAACTGAGGTGGTGTAGTTTGAGGTTGTCATGGTTAAAGACACTTTGCATCTTCTTCAAGAGCACGTAGAGGACTCTGAATCTTCAGCTGTaaacattttttgttatttttctgtctctttttctctcctcgTGAAGCTGGATCATATAGATGTCAATAATCAAACATCAATCTTAGTTCATTGTGGAATACAGCTGCTACTTTGATGGTCAGAGTACCGCTATTAAGAGGTTATCCTGTCTTTTTCGGAGATGGTTATCCTGTCTATTAGTCATTTATATATCCACTATTCTTGTTGGTTAGTCTATGTAATTATTTGGAATCAATAATCGGCAACTGTTAGTAGTTGTTATATTTACCAACACAATAATCCAAGCTAAGTCttgcacaaaataaatatattgttctcgataggaaaaaaaatatatatatatcccaagTGATTATTTGTTTGcctaatttttctatttaggtTTAAGGATAGTCCAGGAAAGGAATAGAAAAGGAAGTAGCTTGGGTATTCAACGGAAAACTGGTAGGCCATGCAAAGAGTAGGTatatgttcatgtttttttatgcttgaaTCCCAGATTGAGGCCCCACTGCAGCACCCACTACCCACAGCCCTTGCATTTAATAAAACTGTAGGTGGATACACTATGACCTACCACAGCATTACATGTTTGATCTAGCTTGCTGCTATTGTTTTTGTTCTGCAGCAtcatagattttgattttgtgctgCAGCGTTGTATTCTGCTGGCAGTTTTCGAAATTTGGTCGCGTTGGCAATAATTGATCAATTGCTTGTTATTTATGTCAAATAGGTGGAGCAAGCTGTTGAAACATACCATGATGAGGAATATAGGTCGAAAATATGGCACTTTCGAACCCACAACTTCACTCTTTCAGTAATTTGGACCCCCTTCCTTATCAAAGCAGATATTTTTGAAGACATGAACGGAGTTTCCTCTTCAGAAATCCAGCTTCATCTAGATGAACTTGATAAAAAATGGACCGATCAATATAGGAATTTTGATTATGCAATAGTTGCTGGAGGAAAATGGTTCCTGAAAACTGCCATCTACCATGAGAACAACGTGGTTACAGGCTGCCATTACTGCCCTGGAAAGAATTTGACTGAGCTAGGGTTCGATTATGCATATCGCAAAGCAATACAGCTGATTTTTAACTTCATCACAAACTCTGGTCACAAAACTCTTGCTTTCCTTAGAACAACCACGCCAGACCACTTCGAGAACGGAGAATGGTTTAGTGGGGGTACTTGCGATAGAAAGGTGCCCTTCAAAGAAGGCGAGGTTAATATGACTGATGTAGACACGATAATGCGTAATATTGAACTGGAAGAGTTTGCGAAGGCTGCAGCGTTAGGACCTGACAAAGGGGTGGTTTTGAAACTACTGGATACAACTCGATTATCATTGTTGAGACCAGATGGGCACCCAGGACCATACAGGCAGTTTCAGCCATTTGCTGAAGATAAGAATTCTAAAGTTCAGAATGATTGCTTACATTGGTGCTTGCCTGGGCCAATAGACTCTTGGAATGATTTGGTGATGGAGATGATAGTCAATGGCGGAATATATCAATGACAGATTTTTGCTAGGCTCAGCTTCTCCATGATTTTTTGGCAAGCTTGGCTGAATAAGATCTTGATGATTGAATGAAGTGGGATTTGACTTTTGGAAAAAGAACAGCTGATTTTCTATGGCTTGTGCTTGCCATGCACGGGGAGCCATTACCCTGCCTATGCACACCCGTTGGGTTGGCGCGATTGTAAATGAAAACCTACATTCTTTATGATCATTTCATTTCATCACAGTTATTTGGTCATACACTTGGAATACACAGTCGTTCTATCACAGGAAAACCTGCActatcttctccttcttcttcttttaagatCCATCAGAACCAACACACCTTTTCTAATTGCAATACACGTCTGTAGTTATTGATCGTCATATGCACTATAAGAGAGCACATTTGCTAACTGATTTggcattgtttttcaaattttgatgtatttaatcATGAATGCTGACAATTTGAGAACAGAATAACTTATAGTAAAGCACCAACCACAAGCTGCTCCATCAGTGGGGCAAAACAAAAGCTAGTAAACGCATCATCAGTCAGGAAAAGTGTTTCCATCTAGTTGACATTCATAATTACTCGTAGCAAGAATACAAAGCAATTTCCAGCTAGAAGAATTTGTTCAACAAAGATATTCAAGAGTAGGCAGAGCTATTCCCCAACCAGCATTTCCGATCAGACAGCTATCAAAATAGACTTCCAAGCATGTCCAATTGCATCACTTATAAGAATCCTAAATCCCAAGACAACGAAAAATTACTGCTTTCCCAGCTTCCTATCACAAAGTGTTTTCAATGGAAACAACACCATACATCTAATATCCGTTTTCTTATAAGCTCTACATTTGATGGAATCACCTGAAGTGTTGGTAATGATAAAGTTTAGGAGCACAAATCTGGATTGACTAGTaacaaattgttttcttttttccactttGAAGATTAGGTCTTCAAATCGtcactagaaagaaaaaaatgaagaaaagactCGTTTCTGCGTTTCAATTTGAAGATAACAGCACAGttggaagaaaaattattcagtcagataataaaaaaaaacataaataattaaaataataagatccCATTTTTATCATCATCCAGTTTTTATTATTGAGATTGACAATAGGATGTTAAGCTCgtgttttaaaatacatttaggCTAAAATgcattatgataattttaatatgatatgtcaaaatcagaaaaaatcACCTTAAAAACATCGAATTTGATAACAGATCGCATGTTTCAGTGAAGATGATGCGACATGTTAGTAGGTAAACAAGTTGCCACAGCAAAAATCCCTTACGGTAAACCACTCGTTTTCTTCCATCCATGACTGTGTTCAAGTCATTAGTTAATTATAGTTGGAAGAACTGAATTCTCATTTAGAACGCCCATTATTATATAGGAATCATGATTCGAAATCTAAATGAAGCTAAATTCTAAAAGGTACAGTGGGCAAAAGAGACTTTCTAATGtcccaaaattcaaaatatataaataaaaattatttagtatttaaaataGTGGCTAATATgcctacttggattttttttagtttaaaaaactctagactTGCAATAAAATTTTTGAGTATCTTCAAAAACAGTTTCAATTGGGGAATTCAAAAACcttccaataataaaattagtatttttatagaaaatatattaaataacttaaaaaaaaaaaccttaatttcaagAACAAAGATTCGAAATCTAAATGAAGCTAAATTCTAAATGGTATGTTGGGCAAAGAGAGAATTTCCTAATGAAGGCAATGCTCTTCGCTCTTCCAAAGTCGAAAAAAAGAAACTGACTTGCAAGAAAGAGTGTTGATTAGTTCAAATGAGATTCAAACCATTTAAATATTTGCTCAGACTGCAGGCTAGTCATTTCATGGTAAGCAAATGCAAGATTGAGTTCCTCCTGCACGTGTTGGACCATACTCTTATCCAGCACAAGGTTCTTGCATTCACGGAGAGCTTCTTTCCATCGCGTTGCTCGCCCATCTTTCTTCATATATCCGTTCCCATCAACAAAACTCTTGACCTGAAATAGCTCAAACAACTTAGCAGAAACAGTTTGATTCATTCCTGGGATTCTATCAGCTAAGAAACTTGGTGACAAAGGAAACTCCATGCATTCAACCTCTGCCGCATCAATGCCCTTGTTCTTCAGAACTTCTATAAACTCACTTATCTTTTGCTGCCTATACGAGTCTTTAGGCATGTGAACAAAAAGCGTGGGTGGGTAGTTCACTGTGATATCCATTTGGTCAAACTTCCCTTCAGCAATCATAAGTGTTATGCTACTGAACCTCAAATTGGTGGCGACTGCAGAGACGAAGTATCCACCAGAAGAGGCCCCCAAGGCTACAAGAGGAAGTGATTCAAGATTATGTGTTTGAGCCCACCATTGTATTATATTCTTAACAATTAATCTTTCCTCCCCAAATGTCCAGCATCTCCCTGCGCTTGAAATTGTGATCACGGCAAATTTACGAGCAAGAGCATGAAGAACAAGCAGCCTTTCCTCAGGCAAACCAATGCAATTAGGGCAGCTTGAAGACCTGTCCCAAAAGTTAGCAGCTCTGCCATCGCATCCATGAGCCACAAAGAGAACTGCTTTTGGCAAACTGGGTATTTGCCATATCACATCTGTTCCATTCCTCAGCTCTATTGTTGGGTTAAATTGCACTGACTCGAAAGAATTCCACTTTTTTATCGGATATCCAAAAGAAGAATCAGGGCTTTTCCCATTGTTGCAGAACAACAATATTAACAATACAAGTATCACAACCAGACACGTAACCACAACAGGCACCCGGCAGTTTTGAAGTCCAACTAAGGCCTTCAATTTGGCTCCACGCTTCGCCATTACTGTGAACAAGACTATCAACTCCTTTTAGCactttaaaagaaaagtgaaatcTGAAAAATGAAAACAGCATTAGCACGGCAGGATAGTTGCAAGAAACAATAGATTTGATTGAAGGGGTGAAAGTGAGACTTGGAAGATTCTTGTACTGCCATCCGCCTAATCTCACTGTATCCAGATTGAAAATTTTACAAGTGCTTTATACACACAATCACACTTCCATCTGATGGATCTATTCGAAAAGACTGCTTTTCTTTTGCTAAAAGACGAAAAGAAGTTTAGTAAGATTTCTGCACTCTGGTCATAATAATGCTGATGATCGGATTTGATTacagtaggaaaaaaaaatccctaagaATATAAGCAATGAAGTTAGATTCATCAGATTTCCCCCTTTCCTTTGTTGCCCATCAattttccataaaaagaaaaccaccATATACAAATCCCAACATAAAAATCAGTTATAAGCAATTCAATCAAAGCCAAATAGTAAAATGTAGATCTTATCTAATCTTCGagcgaaaaaaagaaaaagttaagtGAGAGATAGAAAGGAAAACTTTACATTCTTAACGAGAAGGAAGTTAACACGACAACAGTATCCAGGATGCCGCCCTAGATTGCCGCTGGCCGGCCCCTCCGGCAGACATGTACATTCAATGGTCAACGATCACTCCAGCAGAATAGATCTTATCTAATCACACTAGCCCAGCATCAATGGTCGACTAAGGAGCAACTTGCATCAATGGTCGACAAGATCACTTCAACTTGCAATATATTCTTCTGATTTTCAGTTTCTACTCCATTCTCAGGCTCCGCCCTCAGGgcaatcaaatcaaacagaAATGAAGCTGGGCTGTTAATATTTTGGGCTGGATTATACCTGAAGGAATCTTGTGGGCTAATCTTCAAATTACATGTGTACACTACTGATTGTTCCACAGATGGAGAGATGGATTGGAAC is part of the Populus trichocarpa isolate Nisqually-1 chromosome 2, P.trichocarpa_v4.1, whole genome shotgun sequence genome and encodes:
- the LOC7457387 gene encoding protein trichome birefringence-like 25 isoform X1, with amino-acid sequence MVKEMRSDLNPFSLSKHNSVIIKFAVSFLLVGLAFRLLISGSFRFSSVVETSVPANEETKPESLMASLPEEPASNDFEANKSQNSQSGKCDLFTGEWIPDPSGPFYTNQSCLQIEGHQNCMKNGRPDSGYLYWRWSPRGCSLPKFNPKKFLHLMRNKSWAFIGDSISRNHVQSLLCILSQVEQAVETYHDEEYRSKIWHFRTHNFTLSVIWTPFLIKADIFEDMNGVSSSEIQLHLDELDKKWTDQYRNFDYAIVAGGKWFLKTAIYHENNVVTGCHYCPGKNLTELGFDYAYRKAIQLIFNFITNSGHKTLAFLRTTTPDHFENGEWFSGGTCDRKVPFKEGEVNMTDVDTIMRNIELEEFAKAAALGPDKGVVLKLLDTTRLSLLRPDGHPGPYRQFQPFAEDKNSKVQNDCLHWCLPGPIDSWNDLVMEMIVNGGIYQ
- the LOC7457387 gene encoding protein trichome birefringence-like 26 isoform X2, with product MVKEMRFSSVVETSVPANEETKPESLMASLPEEPASNDFEANKSQNSQSGKCDLFTGEWIPDPSGPFYTNQSCLQIEGHQNCMKNGRPDSGYLYWRWSPRGCSLPKFNPKKFLHLMRNKSWAFIGDSISRNHVQSLLCILSQVEQAVETYHDEEYRSKIWHFRTHNFTLSVIWTPFLIKADIFEDMNGVSSSEIQLHLDELDKKWTDQYRNFDYAIVAGGKWFLKTAIYHENNVVTGCHYCPGKNLTELGFDYAYRKAIQLIFNFITNSGHKTLAFLRTTTPDHFENGEWFSGGTCDRKVPFKEGEVNMTDVDTIMRNIELEEFAKAAALGPDKGVVLKLLDTTRLSLLRPDGHPGPYRQFQPFAEDKNSKVQNDCLHWCLPGPIDSWNDLVMEMIVNGGIYQ
- the LOC7457388 gene encoding uncharacterized protein LOC7457388; amino-acid sequence: MAKRGAKLKALVGLQNCRVPVVVTCLVVILVLLILLFCNNGKSPDSSFGYPIKKWNSFESVQFNPTIELRNGTDVIWQIPSLPKAVLFVAHGCDGRAANFWDRSSSCPNCIGLPEERLLVLHALARKFAVITISSAGRCWTFGEERLIVKNIIQWWAQTHNLESLPLVALGASSGGYFVSAVATNLRFSSITLMIAEGKFDQMDITVNYPPTLFVHMPKDSYRQQKISEFIEVLKNKGIDAAEVECMEFPLSPSFLADRIPGMNQTVSAKLFELFQVKSFVDGNGYMKKDGRATRWKEALRECKNLVLDKSMVQHVQEELNLAFAYHEMTSLQSEQIFKWFESHLN